Proteins encoded within one genomic window of Paludisphaera rhizosphaerae:
- a CDS encoding ABC transporter ATP-binding protein: MPDVLTGVDLTVESGTVLALLGPNGSGKTTLLRTIARILPPRGGKVLVDGEDAWKRGRAWAHRRVAIALQDDPQGSRLTIDEVVRLGRAAHRGWWLPMTTEDEAVVDRVLDRTRLSGMRDRTVDALSAGEWQRVALAQSLAQEPRVLLLDEPTAHLDWHYQFEILDMVDRLAREEGLAVVVSLHDLNQASTWADRIALLSEGGVMAVGEPEVVLTPEILARAYRCPVLVDRHPVSGSPIILPAPRPRRDEVRK, encoded by the coding sequence TTGCCCGACGTTCTGACGGGGGTCGACCTGACCGTTGAATCGGGCACGGTCCTGGCGCTCCTGGGGCCGAACGGATCGGGCAAGACGACCTTGCTGCGAACGATCGCCAGGATCTTGCCGCCCCGAGGTGGGAAGGTTCTCGTCGATGGCGAGGACGCCTGGAAGCGCGGTCGCGCCTGGGCGCATCGCCGCGTTGCGATCGCCCTTCAGGACGATCCCCAGGGATCGCGGTTGACCATCGATGAGGTCGTCCGGCTCGGCCGCGCTGCGCATCGAGGGTGGTGGCTTCCCATGACCACCGAGGATGAGGCCGTCGTCGACCGAGTCCTCGATCGCACCCGGCTCTCAGGCATGCGCGACCGAACCGTCGACGCCCTCTCCGCCGGCGAATGGCAGCGGGTCGCGCTCGCCCAGTCGCTGGCGCAGGAGCCGCGCGTCCTGTTGCTCGACGAACCCACGGCGCATCTGGATTGGCACTATCAGTTCGAGATCCTCGACATGGTCGACCGCCTGGCGCGAGAGGAGGGGTTGGCCGTCGTCGTGAGCCTTCACGATCTGAACCAGGCGTCGACCTGGGCCGACCGGATCGCCCTGCTCTCCGAAGGGGGCGTAATGGCCGTCGGCGAGCCCGAGGTCGTTCTGACGCCCGAGATCCTCGCTCGCGCCTACCGCTGCCCGGTCCTCGTCGACCGTCATCCCGTCTCCGGCTCGCCGATCATCCTCCCGGCGCCAAGACCTCGCCGCGATGAAGTGAGAAAGTAA
- a CDS encoding FecCD family ABC transporter permease, protein MKSRTGRLMGLLTLLVAVGLLSLGVGSVWLSPGEIFDALLGRTSSDSMQTATIVRELRLPRILLGSLVGLALGAAGAAYQGLFRNPLADPYVIGASAGSALGATLVMVAGGAGALGFGAIPLGGFLGAMAAACLVYLTTTWWGPAPIVSLLLAGSAVSSFLGAVVWLLMVLHDEDLARIVLWMMGSLAGRGWSAVLGGGPYIAVGFLGLCALARPLDALSLGEQPAQALGLPLKSISGLIVAAASLATAAAVAVAGVIGFVGLIAPHLARALVGARHRYLIPASGLAGAILLILADDLARTVAAPIELPVGVLTAILGGPFFLVVLRRSLR, encoded by the coding sequence GTGAAGTCGCGCACCGGCCGACTCATGGGCCTGCTGACGTTGCTCGTCGCCGTGGGACTCTTGAGCCTGGGAGTGGGTTCCGTTTGGCTCTCGCCCGGGGAGATCTTCGACGCTCTGCTGGGGCGAACGTCTTCAGACTCGATGCAGACGGCGACGATCGTTCGCGAGCTTCGGCTGCCGCGGATTCTGTTGGGGAGTCTCGTCGGGCTGGCGTTGGGAGCGGCGGGAGCGGCCTATCAGGGGCTCTTCCGAAACCCGCTGGCGGATCCTTACGTCATCGGGGCTTCAGCCGGCTCGGCGCTAGGGGCGACGCTCGTGATGGTGGCGGGAGGGGCGGGGGCCCTGGGCTTCGGAGCCATTCCCCTCGGCGGGTTTCTGGGGGCGATGGCGGCGGCATGCCTCGTCTACCTGACGACGACCTGGTGGGGGCCTGCGCCGATCGTCTCACTGCTGCTGGCGGGTTCTGCCGTGAGCAGCTTCCTGGGGGCTGTCGTCTGGTTGTTGATGGTGCTCCATGATGAGGATCTGGCGCGGATCGTCCTCTGGATGATGGGGAGTCTGGCAGGCCGAGGATGGTCGGCGGTGCTTGGCGGCGGCCCTTACATCGCGGTCGGTTTCCTGGGACTTTGCGCGTTGGCCCGACCTCTGGACGCGCTCTCGCTGGGCGAGCAGCCGGCGCAGGCCCTCGGGTTGCCGCTGAAGTCGATCAGTGGCCTGATCGTGGCGGCGGCCAGCCTGGCGACAGCCGCCGCTGTGGCCGTCGCGGGGGTAATCGGCTTCGTCGGTCTGATCGCTCCTCATCTGGCGAGAGCCCTTGTTGGGGCCAGGCACCGCTACTTGATTCCAGCTTCCGGACTCGCGGGCGCCATCCTTCTCATCCTGGCCGACGACCTGGCGCGGACCGTCGCCGCGCCCATCGAACTTCCTGTGGGCGTTCTGACGGCGATTCTCGGCGGTCCCTTCTTCCTCGTCGTCCTGCGGAGGTCGCTGCGATGA
- a CDS encoding DUF1289 domain-containing protein — protein MVSPCIGVCRLDPSSIYCVGCARSRAEIAAWGRSTADYRDRVMAELPERRIRLGLTPVRANVASCEGDAP, from the coding sequence TTGGTCTCTCCCTGCATCGGCGTTTGCCGATTGGACCCCTCGTCCATCTATTGCGTTGGTTGCGCCCGTTCGAGGGCCGAGATCGCCGCCTGGGGTCGGTCCACGGCTGATTACCGGGATCGCGTCATGGCTGAACTCCCCGAACGAAGGATTCGGCTTGGGCTGACGCCGGTTCGGGCGAACGTGGCTTCATGCGAGGGCGATGCGCCGTGA
- a CDS encoding peptidase associated/transthyretin-like domain-containing protein: protein MKTYPVKGSVKLADGKPLASGVVVFAAPEMGMEFSSPLGDDGSFVLRSSYGDGAPEGTYKVRIERDPSKADSQARGGRKSAAPAPYPAKYGDESSSGLTAAVKPADNALDPFVLVK from the coding sequence ATGAAGACCTACCCCGTCAAGGGGTCGGTCAAGCTGGCCGACGGCAAGCCTCTTGCTTCGGGCGTCGTCGTCTTCGCAGCCCCTGAAATGGGGATGGAGTTCTCGTCCCCCCTCGGCGACGACGGTTCATTCGTCCTCAGGTCTTCCTACGGCGACGGCGCGCCGGAGGGGACCTACAAGGTGCGCATCGAGCGCGACCCATCGAAGGCCGACTCCCAGGCTCGTGGCGGCCGAAAGTCCGCTGCGCCGGCCCCCTACCCCGCCAAGTACGGCGACGAGAGTTCCTCGGGGCTGACGGCGGCCGTCAAGCCCGCCGACAACGCCCTGGACCCATTCGTCCTCGTCAAGTGA
- a CDS encoding DUF1559 domain-containing protein: MFASEKKSARSAFTLIELLVVIAIIAVLIALLLPAVQSAREAARRAQCVNNLKQIGLAIHNYESGNGAFPPGGESTNYSLTPTAGTQFVDGGWSTLARVLTFIEGGTIYNSLNFNVKEYNEATGMNFTGASTVMNVFLCPSANRSPAGGSDGADPNDPISTKYGRGYGYTDYGPTCYTDISPTGVALSPTTATPYRDKTTRQDGALKQGKTTISEITDGTSNTILIGEDAGRDPRFISPYTEGQMYGDGTAYPSTYYAGEQGPAGGSGMKRRYWRWAEPDNAYGVSGAPNNKFKPAYEATPWLQTGATGGNNAGANDELFSFHSGGVNVLMGDGSVRFIKDSISVVTLRGLVTKSGGEVISADSY, from the coding sequence ATGTTTGCGTCTGAGAAGAAGTCCGCCCGATCGGCATTCACGCTGATCGAGCTGCTGGTCGTGATTGCGATCATCGCCGTGCTGATCGCCCTGCTGTTGCCGGCCGTTCAGAGCGCCCGCGAAGCCGCCCGCCGCGCCCAGTGCGTCAACAACCTCAAGCAGATCGGGCTGGCGATCCACAACTACGAGAGCGGCAACGGCGCCTTCCCGCCCGGCGGCGAATCGACCAACTACAGCCTGACGCCGACGGCGGGCACTCAGTTCGTCGATGGCGGCTGGAGCACTCTCGCCCGGGTGTTGACGTTCATTGAAGGGGGCACGATCTACAACTCCCTCAACTTCAACGTCAAGGAATACAATGAGGCGACCGGGATGAATTTCACCGGAGCCTCGACGGTCATGAACGTCTTCCTCTGCCCCTCGGCCAACCGCTCGCCGGCCGGCGGTTCGGACGGAGCCGACCCCAACGACCCGATCTCCACCAAGTACGGCCGCGGCTACGGTTACACCGACTACGGCCCGACTTGCTACACCGACATCAGCCCCACGGGCGTGGCCCTCTCCCCCACCACGGCCACTCCGTACCGTGACAAGACCACTAGGCAGGACGGCGCCCTCAAGCAGGGCAAGACGACCATCTCCGAGATCACCGACGGCACCAGCAACACGATCCTGATCGGTGAAGACGCCGGCCGCGATCCCCGCTTCATCAGCCCCTATACCGAGGGCCAGATGTACGGCGACGGCACCGCTTATCCCTCGACCTACTACGCCGGCGAACAGGGCCCGGCCGGCGGATCGGGCATGAAGCGGCGCTACTGGCGGTGGGCTGAGCCCGACAACGCCTACGGCGTCTCCGGCGCCCCGAACAATAAGTTCAAGCCGGCTTACGAGGCGACCCCCTGGCTCCAGACAGGCGCCACCGGCGGCAACAACGCCGGCGCCAACGACGAGTTGTTCTCGTTCCACTCCGGCGGCGTCAACGTCCTGATGGGCGACGGCTCGGTCCGCTTCATCAAGGACTCGATCAGCGTCGTCACGCTCCGCGGCCTGGTCACGAAGAGCGGCGGCGAAGTCATCAGCGCCGACTCCTACTGA
- a CDS encoding N(4)-(beta-N-acetylglucosaminyl)-L-asparaginase yields the protein MRRPMNRRYFMGTTAAASLSTLAIGATEPKPIGDRKPIAVSSGNGLRAVEKAVELVKKGIDPLDAAIEGVAIVEADPKDNSVGFGGLPNEDGVVELDAAVMHGPTHGGGSVASIRNIMHPAAVARLVMKRTRHCLIVGEGALRFARAHGFPEVDLLTDESRRIWLHWKETRDANDDWVPPPQTEAAHLDEYIKKRVTGTIHCSVLDTHGDLGCTTTTSGLSWKIPGRVGDSPILGAGLYLDNEVGSAGSTGVGEANLLHCSSYLVVENMRRGLAPKDAVMEALKRIAESSIRDPKRRRPDGKTTFNVSFYAVSKDGRFAGGCMYPGGKMAVHDGDSAKVVQLDPLFEK from the coding sequence ATGCGCCGACCGATGAACCGCCGTTATTTCATGGGGACCACTGCCGCAGCCAGCCTGAGCACGCTGGCGATTGGGGCGACCGAGCCGAAACCGATCGGCGACCGCAAGCCGATCGCCGTTTCGAGCGGCAACGGCCTGCGGGCCGTCGAGAAGGCCGTGGAACTGGTCAAGAAGGGGATCGACCCGCTCGACGCGGCCATTGAGGGCGTCGCGATCGTCGAGGCCGACCCCAAGGACAATTCGGTCGGTTTCGGCGGTCTCCCCAACGAGGACGGCGTCGTCGAACTGGATGCGGCGGTGATGCACGGGCCGACCCACGGCGGCGGATCGGTCGCCTCGATCCGCAACATCATGCACCCGGCGGCCGTCGCCCGTCTGGTCATGAAGCGGACGCGACATTGCCTGATCGTCGGTGAAGGGGCGTTGCGATTCGCCCGCGCCCACGGGTTCCCCGAGGTCGACCTGCTCACCGACGAGTCGCGGCGGATTTGGCTCCACTGGAAGGAGACCCGCGACGCCAACGACGACTGGGTCCCGCCGCCGCAGACCGAAGCCGCCCACCTGGACGAGTACATCAAGAAGCGCGTCACGGGTACTATCCACTGCTCGGTGCTCGACACCCACGGCGATCTGGGCTGCACGACGACCACATCGGGCCTGTCGTGGAAGATTCCCGGTCGCGTCGGTGACTCGCCGATCCTGGGGGCAGGGCTCTACCTGGACAACGAGGTGGGCTCCGCCGGCTCGACGGGAGTCGGCGAGGCCAACTTGTTGCATTGCTCCAGCTATCTCGTCGTTGAGAACATGCGCCGCGGGCTGGCGCCGAAGGACGCCGTCATGGAGGCGCTCAAGCGGATCGCCGAGAGCAGCATCCGCGACCCCAAACGTCGGCGGCCCGACGGCAAGACGACGTTCAACGTCTCGTTCTACGCCGTCTCCAAGGACGGCCGATTCGCCGGCGGCTGCATGTATCCCGGCGGCAAGATGGCGGTCCACGACGGCGACTCGGCGAAGGTTGTGCAACTCGACCCGCTCTTCGAGAAATGA
- a CDS encoding Bax inhibitor-1/YccA family protein, whose protein sequence is MSSSNPAFSQDMFAGYDQVYGAPRSMVTTVQGTVSKTFLLLAILSATALWSWNAAGSGQLAGAVVGGSALAGFIVGMVTIFKPTLAPWTAPIYAAMEGVFLGAVSQAVEMGLRMKYGNAYQGVALQAVSLTAGTTLVMLFLYASGTVRVTDKLRSGVIMATGALMLFYVATMLLRLFGVQMPLVWSATPLGIGFSVLVVGLAAFNLLLDFDFIEEAARREAPKYMEWYGAFGLMVTLVWLYLEILRLLSKLANSRD, encoded by the coding sequence CTGTCCTCCAGCAATCCGGCCTTCTCGCAGGATATGTTCGCCGGTTACGACCAGGTGTACGGCGCGCCTCGGAGCATGGTGACGACCGTTCAGGGAACGGTCAGCAAGACGTTCCTTCTGCTGGCTATCCTCTCGGCGACCGCCCTGTGGTCCTGGAACGCCGCGGGGTCAGGTCAACTGGCGGGTGCCGTCGTCGGCGGTTCGGCGCTGGCCGGCTTCATCGTCGGCATGGTCACGATCTTCAAGCCCACGCTCGCTCCCTGGACGGCCCCCATCTACGCTGCAATGGAAGGCGTTTTCCTGGGCGCCGTCTCGCAGGCCGTTGAGATGGGGCTGCGAATGAAGTACGGCAACGCCTATCAGGGCGTGGCCCTCCAGGCGGTCTCGCTCACGGCGGGAACCACACTGGTCATGCTGTTCCTTTATGCCAGTGGCACGGTTCGGGTCACGGACAAGCTGAGATCCGGCGTCATCATGGCGACCGGCGCGCTGATGCTGTTCTACGTGGCGACGATGCTGCTCCGCCTTTTCGGCGTCCAGATGCCGCTGGTTTGGAGCGCGACGCCTTTGGGCATCGGTTTCAGCGTCCTGGTGGTCGGCCTGGCGGCGTTCAACCTGCTGCTGGACTTCGACTTCATCGAAGAGGCCGCTCGCCGCGAGGCCCCCAAGTACATGGAGTGGTACGGCGCCTTCGGCCTGATGGTCACCCTGGTCTGGCTGTACCTTGAGATCCTCCGCCTGCTGAGCAAGCTGGCGAACAGCCGCGACTGA
- a CDS encoding FAD-dependent oxidoreductase, with product MTTRRELLRQGGRALTLLPLLGSSMSERQALARLAAPRGEIAADLVIVGGGVGGVAAALAALKAGLRVVLTEPTDWIGGQLTSQAVPPDEHPWIEQFGSSVSYRAYRSGVRQYYKTHYPLTVEALENPFLNPGGGGVSRLCHEPRVGLSVLTDMLSAYASTGKLLTLLEHQPTRVDVQGDRVRAVFVRNLRTGDEIALTAPYILDATELGDLLPMAGVEHVVGAESQAQTGEPHALSEPAPGIQQAFTVCFPTEHRPGEDHTIDRPAEYDFWRNYVPELSPPWAGKLLSLTYSQPITLKPITQGFDPTGKGKGLWLYRRILDPSIFRPGAYDGDGVTLVNWPQNDYLLGPLVADGQTAEQAEAHVRRAKQLSLSLLYWLQTECPRPDGGVGWKGLRLRPDMVGTDDGLAKAPYVRESRRIKAEFTVTENHIGLEARRKALGKDDVSAEPFWDSVGVGSYRIDLHPATGGKNYVDVGSLPFQIPLGALLPVRVENLLPACKNLGVTHISNGCFRLHPVEWLIGEAAGSLVAHCLAIKESPRAVRGDRQRFTAFQNRLKAEGVDVAWPHATAR from the coding sequence ATGACGACGCGTCGTGAATTGCTGCGCCAGGGTGGAAGAGCGTTGACGCTGCTGCCACTGCTGGGTTCTTCCATGTCTGAGCGGCAGGCTCTAGCAAGGCTCGCAGCGCCTCGGGGAGAGATCGCCGCTGATCTCGTCATCGTCGGCGGTGGAGTGGGGGGAGTGGCTGCGGCCCTGGCGGCTTTGAAAGCCGGCCTTCGCGTGGTTTTGACAGAACCCACCGACTGGATCGGCGGGCAGCTTACGAGCCAGGCCGTGCCGCCCGACGAGCACCCCTGGATCGAGCAGTTCGGCTCGTCGGTCTCCTATCGAGCCTATCGTTCAGGCGTCCGCCAGTATTACAAGACCCATTACCCGCTGACGGTGGAGGCGCTCGAGAATCCGTTCCTCAACCCGGGCGGAGGCGGAGTCTCCCGCCTTTGCCACGAGCCGCGCGTGGGGTTGTCTGTCCTGACGGACATGCTTTCGGCGTACGCTTCCACAGGGAAGCTCCTCACGCTTTTGGAGCACCAGCCGACCCGGGTCGACGTCCAGGGGGATCGCGTTCGAGCCGTCTTCGTTCGCAATCTGCGAACCGGGGACGAGATCGCGTTGACCGCCCCGTACATCCTCGATGCCACCGAACTCGGCGACCTCTTGCCGATGGCCGGCGTCGAACACGTCGTGGGAGCCGAATCGCAGGCCCAGACCGGCGAGCCCCACGCCCTCAGCGAACCCGCTCCGGGCATCCAGCAGGCGTTCACCGTCTGCTTCCCGACCGAGCACAGGCCCGGCGAAGACCACACGATCGACCGTCCCGCGGAGTACGACTTCTGGCGCAACTACGTCCCCGAGCTGTCGCCCCCCTGGGCGGGGAAGTTGCTCAGCTTGACCTATTCGCAGCCGATCACCCTCAAGCCCATCACCCAGGGCTTCGACCCGACCGGCAAGGGGAAAGGGTTGTGGCTCTATCGAAGGATCCTCGATCCGTCGATCTTCCGTCCCGGCGCCTACGACGGCGACGGCGTAACCCTCGTCAACTGGCCTCAGAACGACTACCTGCTGGGACCGCTCGTCGCCGATGGGCAGACGGCCGAACAGGCCGAGGCCCACGTCCGTCGGGCGAAGCAACTCAGCCTGTCCCTGCTCTACTGGCTTCAGACGGAATGCCCCCGTCCGGACGGCGGCGTCGGTTGGAAGGGCCTCCGGCTCCGTCCCGACATGGTAGGGACCGACGACGGGCTCGCCAAGGCTCCGTACGTTCGCGAGTCGCGCCGAATCAAGGCGGAGTTCACTGTCACCGAAAACCACATCGGCCTTGAGGCTCGTCGCAAGGCGCTGGGGAAGGACGACGTCTCCGCCGAGCCGTTCTGGGATTCCGTCGGCGTGGGGAGTTATCGGATCGACCTCCACCCGGCGACCGGCGGCAAGAACTACGTGGACGTCGGCTCGCTGCCGTTTCAGATCCCCCTCGGGGCTCTCCTGCCAGTCCGCGTCGAGAATCTTCTGCCCGCCTGCAAGAACCTGGGCGTCACCCACATCTCCAATGGCTGCTTCCGTTTGCATCCCGTCGAATGGTTGATCGGCGAGGCCGCCGGCTCGCTTGTGGCCCATTGCCTGGCGATCAAGGAATCACCCCGGGCCGTCCGGGGCGACCGACAGAGGTTCACGGCGTTCCAGAATCGTCTCAAGGCCGAGGGCGTGGACGTCGCCTGGCCGCACGCCACGGCGCGATGA
- a CDS encoding recombinase family protein produces MIRDDAHPSAHKIRPRHCDRLAVVYVRQSTPQQVAGNRESSDLQYQLRRRAVSLGWAAGRVVVIDDDQGLSGASVENRPGFQRLLAEASLGHVGVAFGREMSRLSRSCKDWYQLLELCGLFQVLLADADGVYDPTDPNDRMLLGLRGMMSEAEVHVLKTRMHQGKLNKARRGELFTCVPVGYVRSPDGGIALDPDEQVRAVVSLVFDKFAELGSLTKAHAYFAANDVQLGLRVYKGPGKGRLEWHRPRRSTLYEMLRHPMYAGAYCYGRSPFDPARRIAGKPKSGRWNAPPEEWVCLLRDAAPAYISWERYEANRRRLAENDRGPGSKKATGRAPTLLNGIVRCGRCGRPMGARNARASANPWYVCDWEFHEYGGPRCQSLVAAYPDKPVESLVLKAVEPASLELSFRTAERVEQDRERLHAIWKQRVERAEYEADRARRQYDAVEPENRLVARELERQWERKLAERRRLEEDYDRFQAAQPRRLDASDRGRIAALAADLPGLWHCPTTTGGDRRAIVRLLIERVDLTRDGESERIDAAIHWRGGTTTRHEIRQGLRTYRSLGDLERLRGRILELRGAGWTADAIAEALDREVYRAARSDGFTGHQVRQLLARFGRAGVPAGIRDSTDPPGTGEWWLPALAAELGVKPIVIHRWRWSGWLHARQLRGENGRWIVWADADEVDRLRRLRTFEIESRGRRSPPAELISRPERTGDPGRTTRSPSGGE; encoded by the coding sequence ATGATTCGCGATGACGCCCATCCGTCCGCCCACAAGATACGGCCTCGGCACTGCGACCGACTCGCCGTCGTCTACGTCCGTCAATCCACCCCGCAGCAGGTCGCCGGCAACCGCGAATCGTCCGACTTGCAATACCAACTGCGTCGACGGGCGGTCTCTCTGGGCTGGGCCGCAGGCCGCGTCGTGGTGATCGACGACGACCAGGGGCTCAGCGGGGCGTCCGTCGAGAACCGCCCGGGGTTCCAGCGGCTGCTGGCCGAGGCGTCGCTCGGGCACGTCGGCGTCGCGTTCGGCCGCGAGATGAGCCGGCTCTCGCGGTCGTGCAAGGACTGGTATCAGCTGCTTGAGCTGTGCGGCCTGTTCCAGGTGCTGCTCGCCGACGCCGACGGCGTATACGATCCCACCGACCCCAACGATCGGATGCTGCTGGGGCTGCGCGGCATGATGAGCGAGGCGGAGGTCCACGTCCTGAAGACGCGGATGCACCAGGGCAAGTTGAACAAGGCTCGGCGGGGCGAGCTGTTCACCTGCGTGCCGGTCGGATACGTGCGATCGCCAGACGGCGGGATCGCATTGGACCCGGACGAGCAGGTGCGAGCGGTCGTGTCGCTGGTGTTCGACAAGTTCGCCGAACTCGGCTCGCTGACGAAGGCGCACGCCTACTTCGCGGCCAACGACGTGCAACTCGGGCTCCGGGTGTACAAGGGCCCGGGCAAGGGACGGCTGGAGTGGCACCGCCCCCGACGCAGCACCCTCTACGAGATGCTGCGGCATCCGATGTACGCCGGGGCCTACTGCTACGGCCGCTCCCCCTTCGACCCGGCCCGACGGATCGCGGGGAAGCCGAAATCGGGCCGCTGGAACGCGCCGCCCGAAGAATGGGTCTGCCTGCTCCGGGACGCCGCGCCGGCGTACATCTCGTGGGAACGGTACGAGGCGAACCGACGGCGGCTGGCCGAGAACGATCGCGGGCCGGGCTCGAAGAAGGCGACGGGCCGGGCGCCGACCCTCCTGAACGGGATCGTTCGGTGCGGTCGATGCGGCCGCCCGATGGGGGCGAGGAACGCGCGAGCCTCGGCGAACCCGTGGTACGTCTGCGATTGGGAGTTCCACGAGTATGGCGGGCCGCGCTGCCAGAGCCTGGTCGCCGCGTACCCGGACAAGCCGGTCGAATCGCTGGTGCTCAAGGCCGTGGAGCCGGCGTCGCTGGAACTGAGCTTCCGAACCGCCGAGCGAGTCGAGCAGGACCGCGAGCGTTTGCATGCGATCTGGAAACAGCGAGTGGAGCGGGCCGAGTACGAGGCGGACCGTGCGCGCCGACAATACGACGCGGTCGAACCCGAGAACCGGCTGGTGGCGCGGGAGCTTGAGCGTCAGTGGGAGCGGAAGCTGGCCGAGCGGCGACGGCTGGAGGAGGACTACGACCGATTCCAGGCCGCGCAGCCTCGACGACTCGACGCGTCCGATCGAGGGCGGATCGCGGCGTTGGCGGCCGACCTGCCAGGGCTGTGGCACTGCCCGACGACGACCGGGGGCGACCGACGGGCGATCGTTCGGCTCCTGATAGAGCGAGTGGACCTGACTCGCGACGGGGAATCGGAGCGGATCGACGCGGCGATCCACTGGCGAGGGGGGACGACCACGCGACACGAGATCCGGCAGGGCCTGCGGACCTATCGGTCGCTCGGCGATCTGGAGCGGCTTCGAGGGCGCATCCTGGAACTGCGCGGAGCGGGATGGACTGCGGATGCGATCGCCGAGGCGCTCGACCGCGAGGTATATCGGGCGGCCCGAAGCGACGGTTTCACAGGTCATCAGGTGCGTCAATTGCTGGCGCGGTTCGGACGGGCGGGCGTCCCGGCCGGAATCCGCGACTCGACCGATCCGCCGGGGACGGGCGAGTGGTGGCTGCCCGCACTGGCGGCGGAACTCGGCGTGAAGCCGATCGTGATCCATCGATGGCGGTGGTCGGGATGGCTACACGCGCGGCAACTGCGAGGCGAGAATGGACGGTGGATCGTGTGGGCCGACGCCGATGAGGTCGACAGGCTTCGCCGACTGCGGACGTTCGAGATCGAGTCCCGCGGCCGACGGTCGCCGCCGGCCGAGTTAATCAGTCGGCCGGAGCGAACAGGCGATCCCGGCCGGACAACGCGATCACCGAGTGGAGGTGAATGA
- a CDS encoding response regulator transcription factor, with the protein MTEAQNCRPTRVLIVDDHPAVREALAIRIGRQADMAVCGEAADTGEALQVLPACRPDVAVIDISLKSGNGIDLIRRIKDRNALVQIVVWSMHAETLYAERALRSGALGYVNKDQATDTIVEAIRKVRRGEVWLSEAMTQRMLHRSVGVRHPSSASPLEDLTDRELEVFRFIGRGVRTGEIAQRMHLSVKTVETYRDRIRTKLDIVDGAQLACIAAQWVLENERVPR; encoded by the coding sequence ATGACTGAAGCTCAAAACTGCAGGCCGACCCGGGTCTTAATCGTCGACGACCACCCGGCGGTTAGAGAGGCCCTGGCTATCCGGATCGGACGACAAGCGGACATGGCGGTATGCGGCGAGGCCGCTGACACGGGGGAAGCACTCCAAGTGCTTCCAGCCTGCCGTCCGGATGTCGCTGTAATCGACATTTCCCTCAAGTCAGGAAATGGAATTGATTTGATCCGGAGGATTAAAGACAGAAATGCGCTTGTTCAGATTGTTGTTTGGTCTATGCATGCTGAGACCCTCTACGCTGAAAGGGCCCTCCGCTCCGGCGCGCTGGGGTATGTCAACAAAGACCAGGCTACCGATACCATTGTCGAAGCGATCCGCAAAGTCCGCCGAGGTGAAGTCTGGTTGAGTGAGGCAATGACCCAGCGTATGCTCCACCGTTCTGTAGGCGTCCGTCATCCAAGTTCCGCATCGCCGCTGGAAGACCTGACCGATCGCGAGCTGGAGGTTTTCCGTTTCATCGGCCGTGGTGTGAGGACAGGGGAAATCGCTCAACGAATGCATCTGAGCGTTAAGACGGTTGAGACGTACCGAGATCGCATTCGGACTAAACTGGATATCGTGGATGGAGCCCAGTTGGCGTGTATCGCCGCTCAGTGGGTCTTGGAGAACGAACGCGTTCCCCGGTGA